Genomic window (Streptomyces sp. NBC_00078):
CATGAAGGGCCGGGTGCCGAAGCGGTCCGCGAGCGCGCCCGCGACCGGGGCGACCAGCAGCGGCATGGCGTTCCAGACGAGGATGCGCACGCCGGCCTCCAGCGGGGAGTAGCCGAGCCCGGTCTGGAAGAGCTGCGTGATCATGAAGAGGGCGCCCAGCAGGGACCCGAAGAGAAGGAAGGCGACCGCGTTGGCGGTGGAGAAACCGCGGTTTCGGAAGTGCCCGAGCGGCAGCATCGGGTACCGGGCGCCCCTGCGCTCCCAGGCGAGGAAGGCCACCGTGAACACGATCCCCATGGCCAGCGCGGAGAGCACCTCGGCACTCCCCCACCCGGCCTGCGGCGCCCGCACCGGCGCCCAGGCCAGGCCCGTCAGACCGACGGCCGCCAACACCAGGCCAACAAGGTCGAGTTGGGGCCGGGTGCCGTAGCTCTCGCGGAGCTTCGTGGCAGCGAGAGGCAGCATCGCGAGCCCGATCGGCACATTCAGCCAGAAGATCCACTGCCAGGACAGGCCCTCGGTTACGGCCCCGCCGAGCACGGGTCCGGCGGCCACTCCCAGCCCGGTCACCCCGCCCCACACACCGATGGCCACGCCCCGCTTCTCGGCCGGGAACGCGTCGCTGATCAGGGTCAGGGTGAGCGGGAGGAGTACGGCCGCGCCGGCGCCCTGCACCACGCGCGCACCGATGAGCGGTCCGGGGCCGCCCGCCAGCGCGGAGGCGGCGGAGCCGAGGGTGAAGACGGCGAGCCCGACGAGGTACATACGGCGCCGTCCGAACCGGTCGCCGAGCGCGGCGCCGGTCAGGGTCAGGCAGGCGAAGACCAGGTTGTAGGCGTTGATCGTCCATTCCAGGTCCGACAGGCTCGCCCCGAAATCGGCCCGCAGGGCGGGCAGCGCGGTGGCGACGACCACGACGTCGAGGGAGCAGAGCAGCGCGCCCAGTCCGGCGAGGACGACGGTCCACACCCGGCGGGCCGGGGCCGTTTCGGTGGGTTGTTCGGGTACGGAGACACTCAGTGTGCCGGTCATGACGGGGGTTCCTTCCGTGAGCTCTTGAGGTCGCTCACGGAAGGCAGACCGCCCTCATCCCGCAAAGGAATCGCGCCGCCCCAGAAAGGCCAGCAGCCGGACCTGGGGCGGCGCGCACGCCCCCACGGTGACCGGCTCGGCGAACCGCACGCCCCGGTCCTCGTCGGCGACCAGGCACCGCGCGACGGGCAGCAGCTCGGCCGCGAGCGGGGCCGGGATGGGCCGCGGCCGCCCGCAGGCCTGCGCGACGTCCCATCCGTGCACGGCGATCTCCACGGACCCCACGGCGGCCATCACCCGCACGTCCAGCGGCAGTTCACCCACCAGGACCCGCACCCCGGGCCCGGCGGCCCAGGCACCGAGCACGGCACGCGCGCGCGTGCGGAACGCAACCGCGAGGTCGACGGCCTCCGGCTCCTGGGGAAACAGCCCGATCCGCCCGCCCGTCAGCCCCTCGTGCAGGGCGTCCAGCGAGTCGTCGAGATGCGTGAGCAGCTCCCGCAGGTCCCACCGCCCGCACGGCGTGCCCCGGCCCAGCCCACCGGGCGCCACCCCGGCGACGCTCCCCAGCGCATACGCCAGCGAACGCTCCAGCAAGTCCCCGGCGTTCACCGGAGTCCACCCTGCCCTGTCGGCTCGGGCGCGCTCCCGGACCGGCCCGGGGTCCGGCCCGCGGCGGAGCCCCTGTGGGATACGGCGCCTGCCACGGCGTCCCCCGGGAGCGCTCCGCACGACATCACCCGGGGAAACCCGAAGCGGCCGACCTGGTCCAGGTCGATGAAGGCCGTGATGCGGGCCACCGTGCCGCCTACGACGGTGAGCACCTGCACCGAGTGCGCGCGCAGAACACCGTCGGCTCCGCGCACGTACATGACGAGGGCCGGCTGCCCGTTCGCGCGCGTGGGCAGCATCCGGTAGCGGTCCTGCCCGTGCCCCCGCGACCGCAGGAACAGCAGCACGTCCTTCTTGCCGCGGAACCATTCCAGGTGGGGCGGCATCTCCAGCTCGACGCCGTCCTGGAGGAGGCCGAGCAGCGCGTCCATGTCGGCGTGCTCGAATGCGGCCATGTACCGGTCGAGCACGTCACGGTCCGCCGCTCCCTCGGGCTCGACGACGAGATCCTCGTCGGGGGCGACCTCGTCGAGCCGGGCACGCGCGCGTTGCAGAGTGCTCTTGACGGCCGCGTTCGACGTTCCGAGCAGTGCCGCGACCTCGGGCGACCGCCAGGCCAGTACGTCCCGCAGGATGAGCACGGCCCGCTGCCGCGCGGGCAGGTGCTGGAGCGCGGCGACCAGGGCGAGCCGCAGACTGCCGCGGGCGGTCACGACGGTCGCCGGGTCGAGGAGCGAGTCGGGCAGCGGCTGCAGCCAGGGAACGTCCGTGACGGGGGCCCTCAGCGCCTCCTCAGGCGCCTGGGACGGCGCGCCGAGCCCCGAGGGCAGGGGGCGCCTCGCGCGGCTCTCCAGCGCCGTCAGGCACGTGTTGGTGGCGATGCGGTGGAGCCAGGTCCGCAGGGAGGCCCGGCTCTCGTAGCCGTCGTAGGACCGCCAGGCCCGCAGATACGTCTCCTGCACCAGGTCCTCGGCCTCGTCCACCGAGCCGAGCATCCGGTAGCAGTGCGCGAGCAGCTCCCGCCGGTAGGGGTCCGTCAGCCGGACGAACTCGTCGCGGTCCGTCGTCGTAGCAGCCATGCCTGCCCACTCCTCTCGCCGGTCACGCAGTACAGACCGGCGAGGGAGCGAAAACGAATCGCTGGAAAGCGGATCTCTAGAGGTCGACTTCCTGCATCAACATCCCGACCTCGGTGTTGGACAGCCGCCGCAGCCAGCCCGACTTCTGGTCGCCCAGGGTGATCGGCCCGAAGGCGACGCGCACCAGTTTGTCGACAGGGAAGCCGGCCTCGGCGAGCATCCGGCGGACGATGTGCTTACGGCCCTCGTGCAGGGTGACCTCGACGAGGTAGTTCTTGCCGGTCTGCTCGACGACCCGGAAGTGGTCCGCCTTCGCGTACCCGTCCTCCAGTTGGATGCCGTCCTTGAGCCGCTTGCCCAGGTCGCGCGGGATCGGGCCCACGATGTGCGCGAGGTAGACCTTCTTCACGCCGTACTTGGGGTGGGTCAGCCGGTGCGCCAGTTCACCGTGGTTGGTGAGCAGGATGACACCCTCGGTCTCGGTGTCGAGCCGGCCGACGTGGAAGAGCCGCGTCTCGCGGTTCGTCACGTAGTCGCCGAGGCACTGCCGGCCCTCGTTGTCCTCCATCGTCGAGACGACGCCGGCCGGCTTGTTCAGCGAGAAGAACTGGTACGACTGGGTCGCGACCGTCAGGCCGTCGACCTTGACCTCGTCCTTCTCAGGGTCGACGCGCTTGCCCTGCTCCAGGACGATCTCGCCGTTGACCTCGACGCGTGCCTGCTCGATCAGCTCCTCGCAGGCACGCCGGGAGCCATAGCCCGCGCGCGCGAGGATCTTCTGCAGCCGCTCGCCCTCCTGCTCGGCGCCCGGGAAGGTCTTGGGCGGCTTGACGTCCTTCTTGCCCGCGTACCGCTCGCGGTTGCGCTCCTCGGCCCGCGCCTCGTACTCGCGGGAGGTCGCCGGGACCCAACGGCCACGCCCGGTGCCCTGGCCCTGCTTGGGTCCGCCCTTGGCCCCTCCCCGTGCGGAGGCGCCGCGCCCGGACTTCGGTCCTTCGTGGGTGGCGCCGGGGCCCACGTCGTAGCGGCGCTCCTCGGGACGGGGCTTGCCCGTGCGCTTCGGCCTGTCGTCGCGCCCTCCCCCGCCCTTCGGCTGGGAGCCGCCCCCACCGCTTCCGCGGGGGTTGCCGCGCCCGTTGTTCCTGCCACTGCCGCTGCCACTGCTTCGCATCAAAGTTCCGTCGTCGTCGTGTCGTCTGCATCTGCATCCGGTGCGTCCGGATCGAACGACGGGACCCCTTCCAGCGTCTCGGCCTCGATCGCCTCCGCCTCCGGGAGGAAGGGCGCGAGTTCCGGGAGCTCGTCCAGGCCGCGCAGGCCCATCCGCTCCAGGAAGTAGTTCGTCGTCGTGTACAGGATCGCACCTGTTTCGGGTTCCGTGCCCGCCTCCTGGACCAGACCGCGTTGCAGGAGGGTGCGCATGACCCCGTCGCAGTTGACTCCTCGTACGGCCGAGACGCGGCTGCGGCTCACCGGCTGACGGTAGGCGACGACCGCCAGTGTCTCCAGTGCGGCCTGGGTGAGACGGGCCTGCTGGCCGTCCAGCACGAAGGCCTCCACGGCCGCCGCGTACTCGGGGCGGGAGTAGAAACGCCAGCCGCCGGCGATCAGCCGCAGCTCGAAACCGCGGCCCTGGACGGTGTACTCGTCGGCGAGCTCCCGCAGCGCGTCCCCGATCTGCCGCTTGGGCCGCTGGAGGATCTTCGCGAGGTTCTCCTCGGTCGCCGGCTCGTCCACGACCATGAGGACGGCCTCCAGAGCGGGCTTGAGGTCGAGGTCGGCGACGGTGCGCAACCCGGCCGGAACATCGGTGGTCTCCTCGCTCACGCCTTCTCCTCCTTGCCTTCGCCCTTGCCGTCCTGGCCGTCCTTGCCGCTCGTGGGCGCCTCGGGTGGCCTGTCGAACTCGTCCGTCACCCTGGGCGTCTCGTCCCCGTCCCCACCGGTCCAGCGCACGAACAGCTCCCCGAGAGCCGTCTCCTGGTCCAGCGTCACGGCCTTCTCGCGGTAGAGCTCCAGCAGCGCCAGGAAGCGCGCCACGACGGTGAGCGTGTCGTCGGTGTCCTCGACCAGCACGCGGAAGCTGGCCCGGCCGAGTTCCCTCAGCCGGGCCACCACGATCCCGGCCTGTTCCTGCACGCTGACCAGGGGCGCGTGGATATGGTCGACGTACACCTGCGGTTTGGGCCTGGGCTGCATCGCCTTGACGGCGAGCTTGGCAAAGCCCTCCGCGCCGATGCTGATGACCACCTCGGGCAGCAGCTCGGCGTGATGCGGTTCGAGGCCGACGGTACGGGGATAGCGGCGGGCCTCTTCGTCGAGACGGCGGTTGAAGATGTCCGCGATCTGTTTGTACGCGCGGTACTGCAGCAGCCGCGCGAACAGCAGGTCGCGCGCTTCGAGAAGCGCGAGGTCGGCCTCGTCCTCGACCTCCGCGGAGGGCAGCAGCCGGGCGGCCTTGAGGTCGAGCAGTGTGGCCGCGACGACCAGGAACTCGGTCGTCTGGTCCAGATCCCAGTCCGGCCCCATCGCCCGGATGTGCGCCATGAACTCGTCGGTCACCTTGGACAGCGCGACCTCGGTGACGTCCATCTTGTGCTTCGAGATCAGCTGCAGGAGCAGGTCGAACGGGCCCTCGAAGTTGGACAGCCGGACCTTGAAGACACCGTCGTCGGCTTCATCAAGATCACCGGAAGCGCCTTCGGGCACCCCTCCCGCTTCCGAGGGCCCCGCGCCGACGCCGGACTCGACGAAGCCCTCCGGGAGCACGGCCTGGGGGGCGGAAACCGATGCCGGGACCACCGCCCGAGGCTCACGGCCCGGCTCCGGGACCACGGCCTGGGGCACGTGAGCCGCCTGAGGCGCCACGGCCTCCGGCTCGAAAACCGCCTCCGGCGCCGAGACCACAGGCGCCGGCTCGGGGACCGGCTCGGGGAAGACCGCCTCTGCTTGCGCCTCCGTCGGGGCCGGATCCTCCGCGACGGGCGGCTCCTCCGCGGGCGGTGCCGTGGGCTCGGCCCGCGGAACTCCCGCGGCCGGGCCTCTCCCCAGCGCACGCCGACGGCCGGCGGAGGCGCCGGGGGCGGGAACGTCGTCGGAGGTCATGGCCTCCGCAGGCTACCGCTACCGCCCGCGCAGTCGGCGTACGAGGATGCTCGCGTCCCCGCGGGACTCCAGATCGGCCAGCACCACGGCGACCGCCTCACGGACGATCCGCCCGCGGTCGATCGCCAGCCCGTGCTCGCCCCGGAGCACCAGGCGCGCGTGCTCCAGGTCCATGAGCTCCTCGGCGGACACATACACGGTGATCTTCTCGTCGTGCCGCTCGCGCCCGCTGGGGCGACGCGAGGGGCTCCGTCCGCGCTTGCGGGGCTGGCCGTTGCCGGAGGCCGCGGCAGAACCTTCCTGCACCCCCTGACGTCGCCCGGAGCTCTCCCCGGTCGCGGCCCGGCTGCGGGACTCTCCGCCGTCGGCCGACTCCGCGGCCGCATGCTCCGCCCCCTCGCCGTCGCCGCCCTGCACGGGCACCGACTGCGGGGCGTCCTCGGACGACGGGGCCGCGGCCCCGTCGCTCTCCCCCGCGGGGGCGGGCACACGGGCTTCGCCGTTGGCCCCCCGCCGCGGAGTGGACGGCTGGAGCGCCGTTCCCCCTGTCGTACGGAAGAGTTCGTCGGCCCCCGGCAGACTCACTCGGCGTGACACCGGGCGAGCACCTCCCTGGCGAGCTGACGGTAGGCGGCGGCGCCGACGGAGTTGGAGGCGTACGTGGTGATCGGCTCACCGGCGACCGTGGTCTCCGGGAAGCGGACCGTGCGCCCGATGACCGTGTGGTAGACGTGGTCGTCGAACGCCTCGACGACACGCGCGAGCACCTCACGGCTGTGCACGGTGCGCGAGTCGTACATCGTGGCGAGGATGCCGTCCAGTTCCAGCTCGGGGTTGAGCCGCTCCTGGACCTTCTCGATGGTCTCCGTCAGCAGGGCGACACCACGCAGCGCGAAGAACTCGCACTCGAGAGGCACTATCACCTTGTGCGCGGCCGTCAGCGCGTTGACGGTGAGCAGGCCGAGCGAGGGCTGGCAGTCGATCACGATGTAGTCGTAGTCGGCCATGAGCGGCTTCAGGGCGCGCTGGAGCGTGGACTCGCGCGCGACCTCGCTCACCAGCTGCACCTCGGCGGCGGACAGGTCGATGTTGCTGGGCAGCAGGTCCATGTTCGGGACCGCCGTCTTCAGGAGTACCTCGTCGGCCGCCATGCCCCGCTCCATGAGCAGGTTGTAGACGGTGAGGTCGAGCTCCATCGGATTGACGCCGAGGCCCACCGACAGCGCGCCCTGCGGGTCGAAGTCAACGAGGAGTACGCGTCGGCCGTACTCCGCGAGCGCGGCACCCAGGTTGATGGTCGACGTCGTCTTGCCCACGCCGCCCTTCTGGTTGCACATCGCGATGATCTTCGCGGGACCGTGGTCGGTCAGCGGGCCCGGGATCGGGAAGTACGGCAGCGGGCGCCCGGTCGGGCCGACTCGCTCACGGCGCTGCCGGGCGGCGTCGGGCGCGAGCGTGGCCGCGTACTCGGGATCCGGCTCGTACTCCGCGTCGGGGTCGTAGAAGTGCCCTTCGGGCAGTTCGTCGTAGACGGCGAGGTGGTTGTGGGGCGCGCCACTTCCGTCGCCGGCCATGGCGTTCACGTGATGGCCATCCATGCTCTTGTGTGCTGTCCGGATCACCTGCGGACCCGGGCTCTGTCGGGCTGCGAAGGTACGCACAGCAACGGAGCCGACAGCCTCGAACCCCGCGGGACCCTGGTCCCGTACAGGCGTTCCTGGTTGACCACCCCCGGGAGAAAATGTCGACTCATTCACAAGTCGTCTTACCTCCTTGGTGACCAGGAAACTTCTAGACAGGTCGGCGTGACACCAAGCCGACGGTTGGCGACTCTATGGCGTGTCGGGCATCCGCAGCAACACAATCCGCCGGACCCGGCAGGATGTGTCGGCAATGAAACATCCCTCTGTCAAGGGCGTACGGCCGTCGCACGGCAGGTATCACCGGTGTGCGAATCGACCAAAGGGTTACGTTCGAGGCGAGTTGGCCGAGAGCCGCAAAGTGACCATACACACATCCGGCCGGACCTTGTCGGGCAAGGTCCGGCCTGGTGCGCGCTGTTGACGACCTGTGTTGACGTATCGCCTTTTACCGAATGGTGACTTAGCGGCTCGACGACGAGCCGCTCGACCGGGGTTCAGCCGAGGAGGGTTTCGAGCTCCACGTGCTCAAGGCCGTGCGCCTCGGCGACCTCGCGGTAAACGACCTTGCCCTCATGGGTGTTGAGGCCCTTGGCGAGCGCGGGATCACGGCGCAGCGCCTCCACCCAGCCGCGGTCGGCGAGTTCGACGATGTAGGGCAGCGTGGCGTTGGTCAGCGCGTAGGTGGAGGTGTTGGGCACCGCGCCGGGCATGTTGGCGACGCAGTAGAAGACCGAGTTGTGGATCGTGAAGGTCGGCTCGGCGTGCGTGGTCGGACGGGAGTCCTCGAAGCAGCCGCCCTGATCGATCGCGATGTCGACAAGGACACTCCCCGGCTTCATCCGGGAGACCAGCTCGTTGGTGACCAGCTTCGGCGCCTTCGCGCCCGGGATGAGGACGGCGCCGATGACGAGGTCGGCGTCCAGGACGGCCTTCTCCAGCTCGAAGGCGTTGGACATGATCGCCCGGACCTTGGTGCCGAAGACCTTGTCCGCCTCGCGGAGCTTGTTGATGTCGCGGTCGAGCAGCGTGACGTGGAAGCCCATGCCGACGGCGATCTGCGTCGCGTTCCAGCCGGAGACCCCGCCGCCGATGACGACGGCCTTCGCGGGCTGGGTGCCGGGGACACCGCCGGGGAGCACACCGCGGCCGCCGGCCGAGCGCATCAGGTGGTAGGCGCCGACCTGCGGGGCCAGCCGGCCCGCGACCTCGGACATCGGGGCGAGCAGCGGCAGCGCGCGGCTGGGGAGCTCGACGGTCTCGTAGGCGATCGCCGTGGTGCCGGACTCGATGAGCGCGTCGGTGCACTCCTTGGAGGCGGCCAGGTGCAGGTACGTGAAGAGCGTCTGGTCCTTGCGGAGGCGGTGGTACTCCTCGGCGATGGGCTCCTTGACCTTCAGCAGCAGGTCGGCGGTGGCCCACACCTCGTCGGCGGTGTCCAGGATCCCGGCGCCGGCGGCGACGTACTCCTCGTCCGGGATCGAGGAGCCGATGCCGGCGCCCCGTTCGATGACGACCTGGTGGCCGTGGCGCACCAGCTCGTGCACACCGGCGGGGGTGATGGCCACCCGGAACTCGTTGTTCTTGACCTCGCGGGGGATGCCGACCTTCACGTGGATCACGGTCCTTGGCTCAGTGGGTGTAGGGCAATACAACACATACCCAGGCATGCACGAGCACACCGGGAGACACCGCAGGAGAAGGTGCGGCAGAGCCAGTCTAATGAAGGTGTTCTCTCTGTCTAGCCTTTCATTGCATCAATCTCTGTCGGAAGCACTACGGATTTCGTAGGCGTTAATGTCCTGTTGCTGTGGATCAAGGGGTTCCAGCTCCTGTTCTCCCTCCTCGCGCACCTCCCCCAGCAGCCGCTCGGCGGTGCCCCGGTGCAGCTGGGCCGAGGCGGGATCGCCCAGGCGCTCCAGCGTGTCGGCGAGCCGCAGCTGCAGCGCCGCCTGCAGCCGTACGTCCTCGGCGCGGCGCGCCAGCTCCACCGCCTCGTGGCAGGTGCGCAGCGACTCCTCGTGCCGTCCCGCGTACTCCTGGACGCGCGCGAGCTCGCTCAACGCCCGCGCGTGGGCGGCTACATCGCCGCTCTTGCGGTATCCGGCGACCGCCGCGCGCCAGCAGCGCAGCGCCTCCCCGTAGCGGCCCGCGTAGGTGTGGGCCACGGCGATCCGGCCGTAGAGGCGGGCGGCGCCCACGCGCTCGTCCCGGGCCAGACGCTCGGCGAGGGCGCGGCCGAACCAGTCGGCGGCCCGGTCGTAGTCCCCGACCTCCAGATGCGCACCGCCTACGGATTCCATCGCGCGACCGGTCGCATACGGGTCATTCGCCTGCCGTCCGGCGTCCAGCGCGGCCCGATACCGCGCCAGCGCCTCCCGGGTACGGCCGGTCTGGGCGTCCAGGTCGCCCAGGTTCAGCAGGGCGGCGGCCTTCTCGCGGGGCAGTTTCCGCCGCTCCGCCACGTCCAGGACGAGCCGGTGGATGCCGTACAGGTCGGGCGCGGCGGCCTGGGTGCCGAAGTGCGCGACCATGGCCTTGACCAGCTGGGACATCAGGCGGCGGGCGAGCGTGTCCAGTTCCCCGTCGGCGACGGCGAGCCGGGCCGCGGCCAGCAGGGCGGGCCTGCGGACGCTCAGCCATTCCTCGGCCGCGCGCGGGGTGGGGAAGCGCAGGGAGCGCGGCATGTCCTGGAGCTTCTCGCGCGCCTCGGGGTCGTCCGTCTCGGTGATCGTGCGGCACGACTGCAGCAACCGGACTGTCCGCTCCAGCATGCGGGCACGGGCCAGCTGCAGCTCGCCGGGGCGGTCCTGGGTCGCGGCGAGCGCTGCCAGCAGGGGTTGCAGACAGCTCGGCACCTCGTACTGCGGCTGCGGCGAGTCCGTCGCCCGCAGCAGGCCGAGGCCGACGAAGCCGTCCAGCGCGGTGCGGGCGTCGTTCACCGAGCAGCCGGCGAGTGCGGACGCCGTGTGCGGGTCGACGAGGCCCGCAGGGGCGAGGGAGAGCAGTCGCAGGGTCCGGGCGGTCGGCGCGGGCAGTGAGCTGTGGACGAGCCCGAAGAGCCGGCTGAGGGGCGTGCCCTCGTCACCCTCCGTGTGCAGCTGCTTGGCGAGGTCGGCGACCGCCACCTTGGGGCGGGCGGCGAGCCAGCCCCCGGCCAGCACCAGCGCGGCGGGCTGGCCCTGGCACTCCTCGACCAGACCCTCGGCGGCGCGGGGGTCGACGGTGATGCGGACCGAGCCGATGCGCCGGGTGAGCAGCTCCAGGCCGGACTTGGTGTCGAGGCCGCCCAGGGTGCAGGGGCGGACGTCGGAGATACCGGTGAGGGGACCGTCGGAGACGGCCACGACCAGGCAGTCCGGCGTGTCCGGCAACAGGGCGTCGACCTG
Coding sequences:
- the ald gene encoding alanine dehydrogenase — translated: MKVGIPREVKNNEFRVAITPAGVHELVRHGHQVVIERGAGIGSSIPDEEYVAAGAGILDTADEVWATADLLLKVKEPIAEEYHRLRKDQTLFTYLHLAASKECTDALIESGTTAIAYETVELPSRALPLLAPMSEVAGRLAPQVGAYHLMRSAGGRGVLPGGVPGTQPAKAVVIGGGVSGWNATQIAVGMGFHVTLLDRDINKLREADKVFGTKVRAIMSNAFELEKAVLDADLVIGAVLIPGAKAPKLVTNELVSRMKPGSVLVDIAIDQGGCFEDSRPTTHAEPTFTIHNSVFYCVANMPGAVPNTSTYALTNATLPYIVELADRGWVEALRRDPALAKGLNTHEGKVVYREVAEAHGLEHVELETLLG
- a CDS encoding ParA family protein, encoding MNESTFSPGGGQPGTPVRDQGPAGFEAVGSVAVRTFAARQSPGPQVIRTAHKSMDGHHVNAMAGDGSGAPHNHLAVYDELPEGHFYDPDAEYEPDPEYAATLAPDAARQRRERVGPTGRPLPYFPIPGPLTDHGPAKIIAMCNQKGGVGKTTSTINLGAALAEYGRRVLLVDFDPQGALSVGLGVNPMELDLTVYNLLMERGMAADEVLLKTAVPNMDLLPSNIDLSAAEVQLVSEVARESTLQRALKPLMADYDYIVIDCQPSLGLLTVNALTAAHKVIVPLECEFFALRGVALLTETIEKVQERLNPELELDGILATMYDSRTVHSREVLARVVEAFDDHVYHTVIGRTVRFPETTVAGEPITTYASNSVGAAAYRQLAREVLARCHAE
- a CDS encoding ScpA family protein, coding for MTSDDVPAPGASAGRRRALGRGPAAGVPRAEPTAPPAEEPPVAEDPAPTEAQAEAVFPEPVPEPAPVVSAPEAVFEPEAVAPQAAHVPQAVVPEPGREPRAVVPASVSAPQAVLPEGFVESGVGAGPSEAGGVPEGASGDLDEADDGVFKVRLSNFEGPFDLLLQLISKHKMDVTEVALSKVTDEFMAHIRAMGPDWDLDQTTEFLVVAATLLDLKAARLLPSAEVEDEADLALLEARDLLFARLLQYRAYKQIADIFNRRLDEEARRYPRTVGLEPHHAELLPEVVISIGAEGFAKLAVKAMQPRPKPQVYVDHIHAPLVSVQEQAGIVVARLRELGRASFRVLVEDTDDTLTVVARFLALLELYREKAVTLDQETALGELFVRWTGGDGDETPRVTDEFDRPPEAPTSGKDGQDGKGEGKEEKA
- a CDS encoding tetratricopeptide repeat protein: MTDQAVDKDGTGRSRHAADKSPFLGRTRELKELRADIERAGLDTLSGRKPPRARVLLIAGRPGSGRTALAEELVRQVADRYDDGVLQARLSEHDGTPVPVERTARELLAALQLPTPAGAADDDLAEALRAALADRRALVLLDDAAHAEQVDALLPDTPDCLVVAVSDGPLTGISDVRPCTLGGLDTKSGLELLTRRIGSVRITVDPRAAEGLVEECQGQPAALVLAGGWLAARPKVAVADLAKQLHTEGDEGTPLSRLFGLVHSSLPAPTARTLRLLSLAPAGLVDPHTASALAGCSVNDARTALDGFVGLGLLRATDSPQPQYEVPSCLQPLLAALAATQDRPGELQLARARMLERTVRLLQSCRTITETDDPEAREKLQDMPRSLRFPTPRAAEEWLSVRRPALLAAARLAVADGELDTLARRLMSQLVKAMVAHFGTQAAAPDLYGIHRLVLDVAERRKLPREKAAALLNLGDLDAQTGRTREALARYRAALDAGRQANDPYATGRAMESVGGAHLEVGDYDRAADWFGRALAERLARDERVGAARLYGRIAVAHTYAGRYGEALRCWRAAVAGYRKSGDVAAHARALSELARVQEYAGRHEESLRTCHEAVELARRAEDVRLQAALQLRLADTLERLGDPASAQLHRGTAERLLGEVREEGEQELEPLDPQQQDINAYEIRSASDRD
- a CDS encoding MFS transporter, which produces MTGTLSVSVPEQPTETAPARRVWTVVLAGLGALLCSLDVVVVATALPALRADFGASLSDLEWTINAYNLVFACLTLTGAALGDRFGRRRMYLVGLAVFTLGSAASALAGGPGPLIGARVVQGAGAAVLLPLTLTLISDAFPAEKRGVAIGVWGGVTGLGVAAGPVLGGAVTEGLSWQWIFWLNVPIGLAMLPLAATKLRESYGTRPQLDLVGLVLAAVGLTGLAWAPVRAPQAGWGSAEVLSALAMGIVFTVAFLAWERRGARYPMLPLGHFRNRGFSTANAVAFLLFGSLLGALFMITQLFQTGLGYSPLEAGVRILVWNAMPLLVAPVAGALADRFGTRPFMLAGMVLMATGLALLAWQVEPGVGYGQLVVPLIIAGIGISMVFPSVANAVTSSVPLGEAGVAAGVNNALRELGGVFGVAVAALVFTQYGGYGSPSAFLDGCAPALWVSAGAAGAGAVVAAFAPSRTRA
- a CDS encoding sigma-70 family RNA polymerase sigma factor, with the translated sequence MAATTTDRDEFVRLTDPYRRELLAHCYRMLGSVDEAEDLVQETYLRAWRSYDGYESRASLRTWLHRIATNTCLTALESRARRPLPSGLGAPSQAPEEALRAPVTDVPWLQPLPDSLLDPATVVTARGSLRLALVAALQHLPARQRAVLILRDVLAWRSPEVAALLGTSNAAVKSTLQRARARLDEVAPDEDLVVEPEGAADRDVLDRYMAAFEHADMDALLGLLQDGVELEMPPHLEWFRGKKDVLLFLRSRGHGQDRYRMLPTRANGQPALVMYVRGADGVLRAHSVQVLTVVGGTVARITAFIDLDQVGRFGFPRVMSCGALPGDAVAGAVSHRGSAAGRTPGRSGSAPEPTGQGGLR
- the scpB gene encoding SMC-Scp complex subunit ScpB translates to MSEETTDVPAGLRTVADLDLKPALEAVLMVVDEPATEENLAKILQRPKRQIGDALRELADEYTVQGRGFELRLIAGGWRFYSRPEYAAAVEAFVLDGQQARLTQAALETLAVVAYRQPVSRSRVSAVRGVNCDGVMRTLLQRGLVQEAGTEPETGAILYTTTNYFLERMGLRGLDELPELAPFLPEAEAIEAETLEGVPSFDPDAPDADADDTTTTEL
- a CDS encoding pseudouridine synthase, giving the protein MRSSGSGSGRNNGRGNPRGSGGGGSQPKGGGGRDDRPKRTGKPRPEERRYDVGPGATHEGPKSGRGASARGGAKGGPKQGQGTGRGRWVPATSREYEARAEERNRERYAGKKDVKPPKTFPGAEQEGERLQKILARAGYGSRRACEELIEQARVEVNGEIVLEQGKRVDPEKDEVKVDGLTVATQSYQFFSLNKPAGVVSTMEDNEGRQCLGDYVTNRETRLFHVGRLDTETEGVILLTNHGELAHRLTHPKYGVKKVYLAHIVGPIPRDLGKRLKDGIQLEDGYAKADHFRVVEQTGKNYLVEVTLHEGRKHIVRRMLAEAGFPVDKLVRVAFGPITLGDQKSGWLRRLSNTEVGMLMQEVDL
- a CDS encoding TIGR03086 family metal-binding protein, with product MNAGDLLERSLAYALGSVAGVAPGGLGRGTPCGRWDLRELLTHLDDSLDALHEGLTGGRIGLFPQEPEAVDLAVAFRTRARAVLGAWAAGPGVRVLVGELPLDVRVMAAVGSVEIAVHGWDVAQACGRPRPIPAPLAAELLPVARCLVADEDRGVRFAEPVTVGACAPPQVRLLAFLGRRDSFAG